The following are encoded in a window of Sinomonas cyclohexanicum genomic DNA:
- a CDS encoding ABC transporter substrate-binding protein — protein sequence MSKTTSAVRSAIALAGASLLALTACTGPSGGTSSSGSAASGGPITVGTTDKVTFLDPAGSYDNGSFMVMNQIYPFLLNSKPGSAEPQPDIATSASFTSPTEYTVKLKSGLKWANGDALDSADVKFSFDRQVKINDPNGPASLLDNLASVDAPDATTVVFHLKQGNDQTFPQVLTGPVGPIVDHNVFPADKVMNDEDIISKKAFAGPYTISSYQKNQLVSFKANPDYQGLLGKPATDTVNLKYYSDSNNLKLDVQQGNIDVAWRSLTATDVDSLAKDSKVAVHKGPGGEIRYIVFNFDTMPYGAKTPQADPAKSLAVRQAMADLVDREAIATQVYKGTYTPLYSYVPDGFLGATTPLKSMYGDGNGKPSADKAKKALTDAGITSPVTLNLQYNPDHYGTSSGDEYALVKQQLEAGGLFKVNLQSTEWVTYAKDRTKDVYPMYQLGWFPDFSDSDNYLTPFFTANNFLKNHYSNTTVQDLIAKEATNPDKASRTQQLGQIQEDVAKDLSTLPLLQGSQVAVSGKDVKGVDSTLDPSFKFRLGVLSK from the coding sequence ATGTCAAAGACCACATCGGCCGTGCGGAGCGCCATCGCGCTCGCCGGCGCCTCCCTGCTCGCGCTGACGGCGTGCACCGGGCCGTCCGGGGGTACGTCCTCGAGCGGCTCCGCAGCCTCGGGCGGCCCCATCACGGTCGGAACCACCGACAAGGTCACGTTCCTGGATCCCGCCGGCTCCTATGACAACGGCTCGTTCATGGTCATGAACCAGATCTATCCGTTCCTCCTGAACTCGAAGCCCGGAAGCGCCGAGCCGCAGCCGGACATCGCGACGTCGGCCTCGTTCACGTCGCCCACCGAGTACACCGTCAAGCTCAAGAGCGGACTCAAGTGGGCCAACGGCGACGCGCTGGACTCCGCGGACGTGAAGTTCTCGTTCGACCGCCAGGTCAAGATCAACGACCCGAACGGCCCGGCCTCGCTGCTCGACAACCTCGCGAGCGTGGACGCCCCGGATGCCACTACCGTGGTCTTCCACCTCAAGCAGGGCAACGACCAGACGTTCCCGCAGGTGCTCACCGGCCCCGTCGGTCCGATCGTGGACCACAACGTGTTCCCCGCCGACAAGGTCATGAATGACGAGGACATCATCTCGAAGAAGGCCTTCGCAGGCCCGTACACGATCTCCTCGTACCAGAAGAACCAGCTCGTCTCCTTCAAGGCGAACCCGGACTACCAGGGCCTGCTCGGCAAGCCCGCGACGGACACGGTCAACCTCAAGTACTACTCGGACTCGAACAACCTGAAGCTCGATGTCCAGCAGGGCAACATCGACGTCGCCTGGCGCTCGCTGACGGCCACCGACGTGGACAGCCTGGCCAAGGACTCGAAGGTCGCTGTCCACAAGGGCCCCGGCGGCGAGATCCGCTATATCGTGTTCAACTTCGACACGATGCCGTACGGCGCAAAGACCCCCCAGGCCGACCCGGCCAAGTCCCTCGCCGTCCGCCAGGCCATGGCGGACCTCGTGGACCGCGAGGCCATCGCGACCCAGGTCTACAAGGGCACCTACACCCCGCTGTACTCCTACGTTCCGGACGGATTCCTCGGCGCCACGACCCCGCTGAAGTCCATGTACGGGGACGGCAACGGCAAGCCCAGCGCGGACAAGGCAAAGAAGGCCCTCACCGACGCCGGAATCACGAGCCCGGTGACCCTGAACCTGCAGTACAACCCGGACCACTACGGGACGTCCTCCGGCGATGAGTACGCGCTCGTGAAGCAGCAGCTCGAGGCCGGCGGCCTGTTCAAGGTCAACCTGCAGTCCACCGAGTGGGTCACCTACGCGAAGGACCGCACCAAGGACGTGTACCCGATGTACCAGCTCGGATGGTTCCCGGACTTCTCCGACTCGGACAACTACCTCACGCCGTTCTTCACCGCGAACAACTTCCTGAAGAACCACTACAGCAACACGACCGTCCAGGACCTCATCGCCAAGGAGGCAACCAACCCGGACAAGGCGTCCCGGACGCAGCAGCTCGGGCAGATCCAGGAGGATGTGGCCAAGGACCTCTCGACCCTGCCTCTCCTGCAGGGCTCGCAGGTCGCCGTCTCCGGCAAGGACGTCAAGGGCGTCGACTCGACGCTCGACCCGTCGTTCAAGTTCCGCCTCGGCGTCCTGAGCAAGTAA